From Flavobacterium sp. 102, a single genomic window includes:
- a CDS encoding amidohydrolase family protein translates to MKKLLLFASFLITPILFSQETYIHCGKLIDTRNGKVLTNKTIVVSGKSIKSIDDGFLNTTDSTIKVIDLKSKTVMPGWIDMHVHLESETSPTAYLEEFTLNEADVAYNAEVLAKITLMAGFTTVRDLGGSGVNVSLRNAIRSGKIVGPRVFTAEKSLASTGGHADPTSGYRKDLMGNPGPKEGVVNSVEDAKQAVRQRYKNGADWIKITATGGVLSMAKSGSNPQFTEEEIAAIVSTAKDYNMKVAAHAHGDEGMQRAVRAGVKTIEHGTEMSEVTMDLMIKNNAYLVPTITAGKTVAENALKADYYPAIIVPKALAIGPKIQATFGKAYKRGVPIAFGTDAGVFEHGLNAKEFIYMVEAGMPIMKAIQSATITNAFLLDMDKQIGSIEPGFLADIIATELDPTQDVNTVLKVIFVMKEGVIYKGN, encoded by the coding sequence ATGAAAAAATTATTACTCTTTGCGTCATTTTTAATTACTCCCATTTTATTTTCCCAAGAAACTTATATCCATTGTGGCAAACTTATCGATACTCGAAACGGTAAGGTGTTAACGAATAAAACGATTGTCGTTTCAGGAAAAAGTATTAAAAGTATTGATGATGGTTTTTTGAATACAACAGATTCAACTATAAAAGTTATCGATTTGAAAAGTAAAACGGTAATGCCGGGATGGATTGATATGCATGTGCATTTAGAAAGCGAAACCAGTCCAACGGCTTATTTGGAAGAATTCACTCTTAATGAGGCCGATGTAGCTTACAATGCTGAAGTGCTTGCTAAAATTACACTAATGGCTGGATTCACAACGGTTAGGGATTTAGGCGGAAGCGGTGTCAATGTGTCTTTGAGAAATGCAATCAGAAGCGGTAAAATAGTTGGGCCAAGAGTATTTACTGCCGAAAAATCTTTGGCTTCAACCGGTGGACATGCTGATCCAACCAGTGGCTACCGAAAAGATTTGATGGGCAATCCCGGTCCAAAAGAAGGTGTGGTGAATAGTGTTGAAGATGCCAAGCAAGCCGTTCGTCAACGTTATAAAAATGGTGCCGATTGGATTAAAATTACAGCTACAGGAGGTGTTTTAAGTATGGCCAAGAGCGGTTCGAATCCGCAATTTACTGAAGAAGAAATTGCTGCAATAGTCAGTACAGCCAAAGACTATAATATGAAAGTAGCGGCTCATGCCCATGGTGATGAAGGAATGCAACGTGCAGTAAGAGCCGGTGTAAAAACTATAGAGCATGGTACGGAAATGAGCGAAGTCACTATGGATTTAATGATAAAAAACAACGCCTATTTAGTACCAACTATAACAGCAGGAAAAACAGTAGCTGAAAATGCTTTGAAAGCTGATTATTATCCGGCTATTATAGTTCCTAAAGCTTTAGCCATTGGACCAAAAATCCAAGCAACCTTTGGTAAGGCATATAAAAGAGGCGTGCCCATCGCTTTTGGTACCGATGCAGGTGTTTTTGAACACGGGCTAAATGCCAAAGAATTTATTTACATGGTTGAAGCCGGAATGCCAATAATGAAAGCCATTCAATCGGCAACGATTACCAATGCATTTTTATTGGATATGGACAAGCAAATCGGTAGTATAGAACCGGGTTTTCTAGCCGATATTATTGCAACTGAACTTGACCCAACACAAGATGTCAATACGGTGTTGAAGGTGATTTTTGTAATGAAAGAAGGTGTAATTTACAAAGGTAATTAG
- a CDS encoding CAL67264 family membrane protein produces MAMNKNTVLGWATFIMIIMGLLLIALGAFRYDDTAGWGFGAVGVGFLANAWVFSSLKGRV; encoded by the coding sequence ATGGCAATGAATAAAAATACAGTCTTAGGCTGGGCCACTTTTATAATGATAATTATGGGATTGTTACTAATTGCTTTAGGCGCATTTCGTTATGATGATACAGCCGGTTGGGGATTTGGGGCTGTAGGTGTTGGTTTTTTAGCCAATGCTTGGGTATTCAGTTCACTCAAAGGAAGAGTATAA
- the ettA gene encoding energy-dependent translational throttle protein EttA, whose product MSDDKKVIFSMQRLSKSYQGSDKQVLKNIYLSFFYGAKIGILGLNGSGKSSLLKIIAGVDKNYQGDVVFQPGYTVGYLEQEPQLDDTKTVIEVVREGVAETMAILDEFNKINDMFGLPEVYEDADKMQKLMDRQADLQDKIDAAGAWEIDNKLEVAMDALRTPESDTPIKHLSGGEKRRVALCRLLLQQPDVLLLDEPTNHLDAESVLWLEQHLAQYAGTVIAVTHDRYFLDNVAGWILELDRGEGIPWKGNYSSWLDQKSKRMEQEEKVASKRRKTLERELDWVRQGAKGRQTKQKARLQNYDKLLNEDQKELDEKLEIYIPNGPRLGTNVIEAKGVAKAFGDKLLYDNLNFTLPQAGIVGIIGPNGAGKSTIFRMIMGEEKVDSGEFLVGDTVKIAYVDQAHSNIDVNKSIWENFCDGQELIMMGGRQVNSRAYLSRFNFGGSDQNKKVAALSGGERNRLHLAMTLKEEGNVLLLDEPTNDLDINTLRALEEGLENFAGCAVVISHDRWFLDRICTHILAFEGDSEVYYFEGGFSEYEENKKKRLGTDVTPKRIKYRKLIRN is encoded by the coding sequence ATGTCAGATGATAAGAAAGTGATTTTCTCAATGCAACGTTTGAGTAAATCATATCAAGGAAGTGATAAACAAGTATTAAAAAACATCTATTTGAGTTTTTTCTATGGTGCCAAAATCGGTATTCTAGGTCTTAATGGTTCGGGAAAATCTTCGTTGTTAAAAATCATTGCCGGAGTAGATAAAAACTACCAAGGGGATGTTGTCTTTCAACCGGGTTATACCGTAGGTTATTTAGAGCAAGAACCACAATTAGACGATACCAAAACCGTTATCGAAGTCGTTCGCGAAGGCGTAGCTGAAACGATGGCAATCTTAGACGAATTCAACAAAATCAACGATATGTTTGGTTTGCCGGAAGTGTATGAAGATGCCGATAAGATGCAAAAACTGATGGACAGACAAGCGGATCTTCAGGACAAAATTGACGCTGCCGGTGCTTGGGAAATCGACAACAAATTAGAAGTTGCTATGGATGCGTTACGCACTCCTGAAAGTGATACACCAATCAAACATTTATCAGGCGGGGAGAAACGCCGTGTGGCTTTATGTCGTTTATTATTGCAACAACCTGACGTGTTATTATTAGATGAGCCAACCAACCACTTGGATGCAGAAAGCGTTCTTTGGTTAGAGCAACATTTAGCACAATATGCCGGAACTGTAATCGCAGTAACGCACGACAGGTATTTCTTAGATAATGTAGCCGGCTGGATTTTGGAACTGGATAGAGGTGAAGGTATTCCTTGGAAAGGAAACTATTCTTCTTGGTTAGATCAAAAATCTAAACGTATGGAACAAGAAGAAAAAGTAGCTTCCAAACGCAGAAAAACACTTGAGCGTGAGTTGGATTGGGTTCGTCAAGGTGCTAAAGGTCGTCAGACCAAACAAAAAGCGCGTTTGCAGAACTATGACAAACTTTTAAACGAAGACCAAAAAGAACTCGACGAGAAATTAGAAATCTACATTCCAAATGGTCCGAGGTTAGGAACCAACGTGATTGAAGCGAAAGGTGTAGCCAAAGCTTTTGGAGACAAATTATTATACGATAATTTGAACTTTACTTTGCCACAAGCCGGAATTGTTGGAATTATTGGGCCAAATGGTGCCGGTAAATCAACTATCTTCCGTATGATTATGGGCGAAGAAAAAGTGGATTCAGGAGAGTTTTTAGTCGGCGATACCGTTAAGATAGCTTACGTTGATCAAGCGCATTCGAATATTGATGTGAATAAATCAATTTGGGAAAACTTCTGTGACGGACAAGAATTAATCATGATGGGCGGAAGACAAGTAAATTCGAGAGCTTATTTATCTCGTTTCAACTTTGGCGGAAGCGATCAAAATAAGAAAGTAGCCGCCTTATCAGGTGGTGAACGTAACCGTTTGCATTTGGCCATGACCTTAAAAGAAGAGGGAAACGTGTTGCTATTAGATGAGCCAACGAATGATTTGGACATCAATACGCTTCGGGCGCTGGAAGAAGGTTTGGAGAATTTTGCCGGTTGCGCTGTAGTAATCAGTCACGACAGATGGTTCTTGGACAGAATTTGTACACACATCTTAGCTTTTGAAGGAGATTCAGAAGTATATTATTTTGAAGGTGGTTTCTCAGAATATGAAGAGAACAAAAAGAAGCGTTTAGGTACTGATGTTACACCAAAACGAATCAAATATAGAAAGTTGATTAGAAATTAA
- a CDS encoding response regulator, with protein MNKIKLNSLLLFLLLTLTNVYSHDNNAEKEVIKKHLNQAVVDFSDANYDKALEFSKLALVKAFAINDDLLIAQSYNTIGAIFNECSETAKAIEFYNKALVYAKKLNNDKLFNWIYGNLGSVYYFSNIDVNKGINYYKKSLYYAVKIKDTDQIEYTKLNLASAYFAIKKYDLGNEQINSIKAQILSKDNEEAKMSLHLLLGIYASNNNEKERGEQHFFTAKSIAEKNKFDAFLINIYENLVRHYKLYKDDANVQLYQTKLNSLNNIVYSKDKLDNLKKAAAQIELQEYKIHLGKIEKENEQQQKTLKDSKLIVILFIVILIILLLLLLTLYKNIKLREQANLELTQANEALKSAKEKAEEASQLKSQFVSTITHELRTPLYGVIGITNIITDEHKELANSPHLKSLKFSAKYLLSLVNDILQINKIEEKRVVLESLIFNLTDEITTIKNSVEYIADKNNNKLSVEIDTAIPEFLIGDKLRLSQIIMNLLSNALKFTKNGEVTLIADLKEVVDKKYFIEFKVKDTGIGIAKEHQDKIFDKFVQIERKEEDYQGTGLGLSIVSRLVQLFDSEIHLESEENVGTTFFFTIGLVYDEEKSREIINNIEVDLSDTHLYNILVVEDNKINQMVTKKIIQNSNMSCTIVDDGYAAIVALERERFDLILMDINMPLINGFETTRKIREKGITIPVIALTAFDKQEVTEEAISAGMNDIMVKPFEPSKLFQVISNNIKSREKESVD; from the coding sequence ATGAATAAGATTAAACTCAATAGTTTACTTTTATTTTTACTTCTTACTTTAACCAACGTTTATTCGCATGATAATAATGCGGAGAAAGAAGTAATAAAAAAACACCTCAATCAAGCGGTTGTTGATTTTAGTGATGCGAATTATGACAAAGCACTCGAATTTTCAAAACTAGCTTTGGTTAAGGCCTTTGCAATTAATGATGATTTGTTAATTGCACAATCCTACAATACCATTGGTGCTATCTTTAATGAATGTTCAGAAACTGCGAAAGCTATTGAGTTCTACAATAAAGCTTTAGTGTATGCCAAGAAACTGAACAACGATAAGCTCTTCAATTGGATTTACGGTAATTTAGGAAGTGTGTATTACTTCAGTAATATTGATGTTAACAAAGGTATTAATTACTACAAAAAATCACTTTATTATGCTGTTAAAATTAAAGATACAGATCAAATTGAGTACACCAAACTAAATTTAGCCAGCGCTTATTTTGCTATTAAAAAATATGATTTAGGAAATGAGCAAATTAATAGCATTAAGGCACAAATTCTTAGTAAAGACAATGAAGAAGCCAAAATGTCATTGCATTTGCTACTAGGGATTTATGCCAGTAATAACAATGAAAAGGAAAGAGGAGAACAACATTTTTTTACAGCGAAATCCATAGCAGAAAAAAATAAATTCGACGCTTTTTTGATTAATATTTACGAAAATCTGGTTCGCCACTATAAACTTTATAAAGACGATGCCAATGTTCAGTTGTATCAAACGAAACTAAATTCACTCAATAATATAGTCTATTCCAAAGATAAATTGGACAACCTGAAAAAGGCTGCTGCTCAAATTGAATTACAGGAATACAAGATTCATCTTGGGAAAATTGAAAAAGAAAATGAGCAACAACAGAAAACGCTGAAAGACTCTAAGCTTATCGTTATTCTTTTTATTGTAATTCTTATCATTTTATTATTGCTGTTATTGACTTTGTATAAAAATATTAAGCTTAGAGAGCAAGCCAATTTAGAATTAACTCAAGCCAATGAAGCTTTAAAATCTGCCAAAGAAAAAGCCGAAGAAGCTTCCCAACTCAAATCACAATTTGTATCAACAATTACTCATGAATTGAGAACACCGTTGTATGGCGTCATTGGTATTACCAATATTATTACCGACGAACATAAGGAATTGGCCAATAGTCCACATCTTAAATCGCTAAAATTTTCTGCCAAATATTTATTATCGTTGGTGAATGACATTCTTCAAATTAATAAAATTGAAGAGAAAAGAGTGGTTTTAGAAAGTTTGATTTTCAATCTCACAGATGAAATTACAACCATTAAAAATTCAGTGGAATATATAGCGGATAAAAATAATAATAAGTTAAGCGTTGAAATTGACACCGCTATTCCTGAGTTTTTAATTGGTGATAAACTTCGACTTTCTCAAATCATCATGAATCTGCTAAGCAACGCTTTGAAATTTACTAAAAACGGAGAAGTTACACTTATTGCTGATTTAAAGGAAGTGGTTGATAAAAAGTATTTTATCGAATTCAAAGTTAAGGATACCGGAATCGGAATTGCCAAAGAACACCAAGACAAAATCTTTGATAAGTTTGTCCAAATAGAACGCAAAGAAGAAGATTACCAAGGCACCGGACTAGGATTGTCAATTGTTTCTCGATTGGTGCAACTTTTTGATAGTGAAATTCATTTGGAAAGCGAGGAAAATGTTGGGACTACTTTTTTCTTTACCATTGGCTTAGTCTATGACGAAGAAAAATCAAGAGAGATTATCAACAACATAGAAGTTGATTTGTCTGATACGCATTTGTATAATATTTTGGTTGTAGAAGACAATAAAATCAACCAGATGGTAACCAAAAAAATTATCCAAAATAGTAATATGAGTTGTACTATCGTGGATGATGGTTACGCGGCAATAGTGGCATTGGAACGAGAAAGATTCGATTTAATTTTGATGGATATCAATATGCCTTTGATTAATGGCTTTGAAACGACTCGAAAAATCAGAGAAAAAGGGATTACTATACCGGTAATAGCTTTGACAGCTTTCGATAAACAAGAAGTTACCGAAGAAGCTATTTCAGCCGGAATGAATGATATTATGGTCAAACCATTTGAACCTTCAAAGTTGTTCCAGGTGATTTCCAATAACATTAAGAGTAGAGAAAAAGAAAGCGTTGATTAA
- a CDS encoding DEAD/DEAH box helicase produces the protein MLFEDLSLSNSIQRAVFEEGYTSPTPIQEKAIPFILAGKDLVGCAQTGTGKTAAFAIPIIHNLHRMVGSSKKTKQIRCLVVTPTRELAVQIGESFDTYGKYTNLRQLTIFGGVSQVPQVDQLKKGVDILIATPGRLLDLHKQGFIDFDHLHYLVLDESDLMLDMGFINDVRKIVKLVPTNRQTLLFSATMPMAIRELADTFLNKPEYVSVTPVSSTAEIIEQQIYYVDKSDKRGLLYHLIRNENLSNVLVFVRTKHGADNVVKALKKHGVNAEAIHGDKSQTARQRVLDNFKNKEITVLVATDIAARGIDIESLPYVINFDLPNIPETYVHRIGRTGRAGNGGISISFCGKDEEPYWKDILKLIKVNVKTIKDHPFPWKDEEPNPDAKPDLRNKKKPEGTNNNSRKSEASKKNKKRWY, from the coding sequence ATGTTATTCGAAGATTTATCATTATCCAATAGTATCCAAAGAGCAGTCTTTGAAGAAGGATATACAAGCCCTACGCCTATTCAAGAAAAAGCAATTCCTTTTATTTTAGCGGGAAAAGATTTGGTAGGTTGTGCCCAAACCGGCACAGGGAAAACAGCTGCTTTTGCGATTCCAATTATACACAACCTACACAGAATGGTAGGTTCGTCCAAAAAAACAAAACAAATTCGTTGCCTGGTTGTGACGCCAACACGTGAATTAGCCGTACAAATCGGCGAAAGTTTTGATACTTATGGAAAATACACCAATTTGAGACAACTAACCATTTTTGGTGGTGTTTCTCAAGTACCGCAAGTGGACCAATTGAAAAAAGGCGTTGATATTTTAATTGCTACTCCGGGAAGATTATTGGACTTACACAAACAAGGTTTTATTGATTTTGATCATTTGCATTATTTGGTTTTAGATGAATCCGATTTAATGTTGGACATGGGCTTTATCAATGATGTTAGAAAGATTGTGAAATTAGTTCCAACCAACAGACAAACTTTATTGTTTTCGGCAACGATGCCCATGGCGATTCGTGAATTGGCGGATACTTTTTTAAACAAACCCGAATATGTTTCGGTGACTCCTGTTTCTTCTACGGCGGAAATTATTGAGCAGCAGATTTATTATGTTGACAAATCAGACAAACGTGGTTTACTTTACCATTTGATACGCAATGAAAATTTGAGCAATGTGCTGGTTTTTGTTCGTACCAAACACGGCGCTGACAATGTGGTTAAGGCTTTAAAGAAGCACGGCGTAAATGCTGAGGCAATACACGGAGACAAATCGCAAACCGCTCGTCAAAGGGTTTTGGACAATTTTAAAAACAAAGAAATTACCGTTTTGGTCGCTACTGATATTGCGGCTCGTGGTATTGATATTGAAAGTTTACCGTATGTAATCAACTTTGATTTGCCAAACATTCCGGAAACTTACGTTCACCGAATTGGTAGAACCGGTCGTGCCGGAAATGGCGGAATCTCAATCTCATTCTGCGGAAAAGACGAAGAACCGTATTGGAAAGATATTTTGAAATTGATTAAAGTCAATGTTAAAACCATAAAAGACCATCCGTTTCCATGGAAAGATGAAGAACCAAATCCGGATGCGAAACCTGATTTACGAAATAAAAAGAAACCCGAAGGAACCAATAATAATTCCAGAAAATCGGAAGCTTCTAAGAAAAATAAAAAGCGTTGGTATTAA
- a CDS encoding formimidoylglutamase produces the protein MERLIPFTITDLAKVTNHRSGEVKFGEKMLTIPKGENYVDFLKRCEAKYVLLGIPEDVGVRANFGRPGAASAWQSAISSIANIQHNRFCKGSQIVVLGKLDASAEMEEAKDLDFHITADRKLLSTLVERIDKEVVHLVTTIIKCGKTPIIIGGGHNNAYGNIKGTALGLGKPINAINFDAHSDFRILEGRHSGNGFSYAYEEGFLKKYFIFGLHENYTSKNVIDILKKMEDRVNYNTYDEIKVRQLKNFQQELNTAYDFIKNDAYGIEIDLDSLPNIASSAMTMSGFSIEELRQFVSFFGKNKNASYIHICEGAPDLGEEKNNHLIGKLIGYLVTDFIKSRKELI, from the coding sequence ATGGAAAGATTGATTCCTTTCACAATTACCGATTTGGCTAAGGTTACCAACCACAGAAGTGGCGAAGTAAAATTTGGCGAAAAAATGCTGACTATTCCAAAAGGTGAGAATTATGTCGACTTTTTAAAAAGATGCGAAGCCAAATACGTTTTGTTGGGAATTCCCGAAGATGTTGGCGTTCGTGCCAATTTTGGTCGTCCCGGAGCGGCTTCGGCTTGGCAAAGCGCGATTAGCAGTATTGCTAACATTCAGCACAATCGTTTTTGCAAAGGAAGCCAAATTGTAGTATTGGGCAAACTAGATGCATCAGCAGAAATGGAAGAAGCTAAAGATCTTGACTTTCATATAACCGCCGATAGAAAATTACTAAGTACACTCGTTGAAAGAATTGATAAAGAAGTGGTGCATCTTGTAACTACCATTATCAAATGTGGTAAAACGCCAATTATCATTGGTGGCGGACACAACAATGCTTACGGAAATATTAAAGGAACTGCATTAGGATTGGGCAAACCCATCAATGCTATCAATTTTGATGCCCATTCCGATTTCAGAATTTTAGAAGGAAGACACAGCGGCAACGGCTTTTCTTATGCGTATGAAGAAGGCTTTTTGAAGAAATACTTCATCTTTGGTTTGCACGAAAATTACACTTCAAAAAACGTGATTGATATTTTAAAAAAAATGGAAGACCGCGTGAACTACAATACTTATGACGAGATCAAAGTACGCCAACTAAAAAACTTCCAACAAGAGTTAAACACGGCGTATGATTTCATCAAAAACGATGCTTACGGCATTGAAATTGATTTAGACTCTTTACCCAATATTGCCAGTAGCGCTATGACCATGAGCGGTTTTTCGATTGAAGAATTACGCCAATTTGTTTCTTTCTTTGGAAAAAACAAAAATGCGAGTTATATCCATATTTGCGAAGGTGCACCAGATTTGGGCGAAGAAAAAAACAACCATCTTATCGGGAAATTGATTGGTTATTTGGTAACTGATTTTATTAAGTCGAGAAAAGAACTTATTTGA